In Candidatus Woesearchaeota archaeon, a single window of DNA contains:
- the fabF gene encoding beta-ketoacyl-ACP synthase II: MSRRAVVTGLGVISPLGNDIETLWGNLINGVSGVDKITRFDTSKYETQIGAEVKGFNPENYGITAKEIRRLDLFSQYALAAAHQAINNSSLKLEEKNHDIGAIIGSGVGGLGTTETQHDVLMQKGPGKVSTFLVPMMMINAASAHITLKYNLNGPSENISSACASGNNAIIEAYRTISDNDADVMITGGAEAAITKLAYAGFCQPKAMSKRNHDPKKASRPFDEKRDGFVMGEGSAILVLESLDHALARNAKIYAEIIGYCNNSDAHDIVAPHETGEEAALAMQRAINKSKIKPEEVDYINAHGTSTRLNDRIETIAIKRAFGNYAYKIPISSTKSMTGHLLGAAGGIEAIISILTIQRGIIPPTINYEFPDPECDLDYVPNIARKKEVKIAMSNAFGFGGHNAVVVFRKYDG, from the coding sequence ATGAGCAGAAGAGCTGTTGTAACCGGGCTAGGCGTAATTTCGCCTTTAGGCAATGACATCGAAACCTTATGGGGCAATTTAATAAATGGCGTTTCTGGCGTTGATAAAATAACAAGGTTTGACACATCAAAATATGAAACACAGATAGGGGCTGAAGTTAAAGGATTTAATCCCGAAAATTACGGCATAACTGCAAAAGAAATCAGAAGATTGGATTTATTCTCGCAGTACGCGCTGGCAGCCGCGCATCAGGCAATTAACAATTCTAGTTTAAAGCTGGAAGAAAAAAACCATGATATTGGTGCAATAATTGGCAGTGGCGTTGGCGGTCTCGGCACAACAGAAACGCAGCATGATGTTTTAATGCAGAAAGGCCCTGGCAAGGTAAGCACTTTTTTAGTGCCGATGATGATGATCAATGCGGCATCTGCTCACATCACGCTAAAATATAACTTAAATGGCCCTTCAGAGAATATTAGCAGCGCATGCGCCTCAGGCAATAATGCAATTATTGAAGCTTATCGTACAATATCAGATAATGATGCTGATGTAATGATCACCGGCGGAGCAGAAGCGGCAATAACAAAGCTGGCATACGCAGGATTTTGCCAACCAAAAGCCATGTCGAAGCGTAATCATGATCCTAAAAAAGCATCGCGCCCATTTGACGAGAAAAGAGACGGATTCGTGATGGGTGAAGGATCTGCCATACTTGTTCTTGAGTCGCTTGATCATGCGCTGGCTAGAAATGCAAAAATATATGCTGAAATAATAGGTTATTGCAACAATTCAGATGCTCATGATATAGTTGCTCCGCATGAAACAGGAGAAGAAGCAGCACTGGCAATGCAGCGAGCAATTAATAAATCAAAAATAAAGCCTGAAGAAGTTGATTATATCAATGCCCATGGCACATCCACAAGGTTAAATGATAGAATAGAAACAATTGCAATAAAAAGAGCTTTTGGCAACTATGCCTATAAAATCCCAATCAGCTCAACCAAATCAATGACGGGCCATCTTCTTGGAGCAGCAGGCGGGATAGAGGCAATAATATCCATACTAACAATTCAAAGAGGCATCATTCCACCGACAATAAACTACGAATTCCCCGATCCAGAATGCGATCTTGACTATGTCCCAAATATTGCAAGAAAGAAAGAAGTTAAAATTGCAATGTCCAATGCCTTCGGCTTCGGCGGCCATAATGCAGTTGTTGTTTTTAGGAAATACGATGGCTAA